One window from the genome of Eublepharis macularius isolate TG4126 chromosome 15, MPM_Emac_v1.0, whole genome shotgun sequence encodes:
- the LOC129342792 gene encoding uncharacterized protein LOC129342792, whose protein sequence is MNLFAITLALAVFIGSWDSVLSDEPVSKLKQLKQNIRKYVDDIGRGIEKLAMVFRRSNLGRGMIRYAEESYSNISRHLWKLEVNLPSEVRQTIRLVFDIPKEVAMQAMFSYSKVPDRLKPVMEEVYEMLEPVVSPYAKPVVDQVRTYADALRTKIEELNKNQKDKLKLQVEELETKVGPYTKNVQNQLRKLWVALQPSADKVHERFKEDVESATNSLKPYVGPVLEKLGEHHQDFKNWVINLIFPLFT, encoded by the exons ATGAATCTCTTTGCCATTACGCTGGCCTTGGCTGTCTTTATAG GGTCATGGGACTCTGTCCTCAGCGATGAGCCAGTTTCCAAGTTGAAGCAATTAAAGCAGAACATTCGGAAATACGTTGACGACATCGGCAGAGGCATTGAGAAGCTAGCGATGGTGTTCAGAAGATCGAATCTTGGCCGCGGGATGAT ACGCTACGCTGAAGAAAGCTATTCAAACATCAGCAGGCATCTTTGGAAGCTTGAGGTCAACTTGCCCAGCGAGGTCAGACAAACCATTCGGCTGGTTTTCGACATCCCAAAGGAAGTTGCAATGCAGGCAATGTTCTCATATTCAAAAGTCCCCGATAGGCTGAAGCCTGTCATGGAAGAGGTCTATGAGATGCTGGAACCTGTTGTGAGTCCCTATGCCAAACCAGTGGTGGATCAGGTGAGAACATACGCTGATGCTCTCCGTACCAAAATAGAGGAATTAAACAAAAACCAGAAGGACAAACTGAAACTGCAAGTAGAAGAGCTGGAAACAAAGGTGGGCCCTTACACCAAGAACGTTCAGAACCAGTTGCGAAAATTGTGGGTAGCGTTGCAGCCCTCGGCGGATAAGGTGCACGAGAGGTTCAAAGAAGACGTGGAGAGTGCTACCAACTCCCTGAAGCCTTACGTGGGCCCAGTtctggagaaacttggagaacACCATCAGGACTTCAAGAACTGGGTCATCAACCTTATTTTTCCATTATTTACCTAG